The following coding sequences lie in one Heyndrickxia oleronia genomic window:
- a CDS encoding thiolase family protein, which produces MKEVVIVEGLRTPIGRKNGDLKNIRPDDLAADVLKALVERTGIDPGMIDDVILGCVTQSGEQAGDIARVAALIAGYPIDVPGTTIDRQCGSSQQAVHFAAQAILSGDMDIVVAGGVESMSRVPIASNFQGANFSARLTDRYEMIHQGLSAERIAENYQFTREELDRFSYESHQKALKAQAEGYFQREIIPISNGDTKIYSDSGPRKETSIEALNSLKASFKEDGIIHAGNASQISDGAAALLLMSREKAEDLGMVPRFKVHTRVVVGSDPTLMLTGPIPATEKVLKKAGLTIEEIDVFEVNEAFAPIPLAWLKETGADPKKLNPNGGAIALGHPLGASGARLMVTMMHELERTGGRYGLQTMCEGYGMANATIIERLG; this is translated from the coding sequence ATGAAAGAAGTTGTCATTGTTGAAGGACTACGAACCCCGATCGGAAGAAAAAATGGTGATTTGAAAAATATACGACCAGATGATTTAGCGGCAGACGTCCTGAAAGCTCTTGTCGAACGTACCGGTATCGACCCTGGGATGATAGATGATGTAATTTTAGGTTGTGTCACGCAATCAGGTGAACAGGCAGGTGACATTGCGAGGGTGGCAGCATTAATTGCAGGTTATCCAATAGACGTACCTGGTACAACGATTGATCGTCAGTGCGGTTCGAGTCAACAGGCGGTTCATTTTGCAGCACAAGCTATTCTATCAGGGGATATGGATATAGTGGTTGCAGGCGGTGTCGAAAGCATGTCGAGAGTTCCAATTGCTTCAAATTTCCAAGGGGCTAATTTTAGTGCAAGATTAACCGATCGTTATGAAATGATTCACCAAGGATTGTCTGCAGAGCGAATTGCTGAAAACTATCAATTCACAAGAGAGGAATTGGACCGCTTTTCGTATGAGAGTCACCAAAAGGCTTTAAAGGCTCAAGCAGAAGGATATTTTCAACGGGAGATCATCCCAATTAGCAATGGTGATACAAAGATATATAGTGATTCAGGTCCGAGAAAGGAAACATCGATCGAGGCATTAAATTCTTTAAAAGCCTCCTTTAAAGAAGATGGCATCATCCATGCAGGAAATGCAAGTCAAATAAGTGATGGTGCAGCAGCACTCCTACTAATGTCCAGAGAAAAGGCTGAAGATCTCGGAATGGTCCCTCGGTTTAAAGTTCATACCCGTGTTGTCGTTGGATCTGACCCGACACTTATGCTAACGGGACCGATTCCTGCCACAGAAAAAGTGTTAAAAAAGGCGGGACTTACAATTGAAGAGATTGATGTTTTTGAGGTGAATGAAGCATTTGCCCCTATTCCATTAGCCTGGTTAAAGGAAACGGGTGCTGATCCCAAGAAACTTAATCCAAATGGAGGAGCAATCGCTCTTGGCCATCCTTTAGGTGCAAGTGGGGCAAGGCTAATGGTAACAATGATGCATGAGCTTGAAAGAACAGGTGGGCGTTATGGTTTACAGACGATGTGTGAAGGTTATGGAATGGCAAATGCAACCATTATTGAAAGGCTAGGGTAA
- a CDS encoding fatty acid--CoA ligase, with translation MSTTIGKLFDLTVKKFPNKEAIYDVRRNRRFTYKEWEEQVNRLANALKGEGVRKGDRVSTYLFNNEELATAIFACAKIGAILNPINFRLMSEELAYILDDAKPKVVLFEQMLASTISSIEQRYPQISFWFIDDQTPSYAANYQHKIQEASSVLEEISIEENDDYAIMYTSGTTGRPKGVIHRHREVIEQSLIVISAMKLHANDHGLVTAPMFHCAELHCALIPRIHVGAKNTILHQFNAKQILSLIEQERITKFFAAPTMWNMLLQEDLESYNLDSLVLGLYGAAPMAPALVRACQQQLGIALVQAYGMTEMGPAISFLLEDDQMIKAGSAGQACLNHEIRIARTREDGPSDPDDLVPIGEEGEIIVQGPCMMSGYFENEEATERVMYKGWYHSGDIGYIDEDGYLWVKDRVDDMIISGGENIFPREIEDVLYEHKGVLDIAVIGQPDEHWGERVIAFVVKKDPAVTEMELDEWCKNSEHLANYKRPRTYIFCDMLPRNASGKIQKFLLRERLRNFDTLRNDTENQIGDLKNLS, from the coding sequence ATGTCCACAACAATTGGTAAACTATTCGATTTAACGGTTAAAAAGTTTCCTAATAAGGAAGCAATATATGATGTTAGACGAAATAGGAGATTTACTTATAAAGAATGGGAGGAACAGGTGAACCGTTTAGCAAATGCTCTTAAAGGGGAAGGAGTCCGTAAAGGAGATCGAGTCTCTACCTATCTGTTTAATAATGAGGAATTAGCAACTGCTATTTTTGCTTGTGCTAAAATCGGAGCGATTTTGAATCCGATAAATTTCAGATTAATGTCGGAGGAGCTCGCGTATATTTTAGATGATGCAAAGCCTAAAGTTGTCCTTTTTGAACAGATGCTAGCATCTACAATTTCCTCAATCGAACAGCGCTATCCACAAATTTCGTTTTGGTTTATTGATGATCAAACACCATCCTATGCAGCCAATTATCAACATAAGATCCAAGAAGCTTCAAGTGTTCTAGAAGAAATTTCAATCGAAGAAAATGATGATTATGCCATTATGTATACGAGTGGTACAACTGGACGTCCGAAAGGAGTTATACATCGTCATCGTGAAGTGATCGAACAAAGCCTAATTGTGATTAGTGCGATGAAGCTCCATGCAAATGATCATGGACTTGTTACTGCCCCAATGTTTCATTGTGCAGAGTTACATTGTGCACTAATACCGCGAATTCATGTTGGAGCTAAAAATACGATTTTACACCAATTTAACGCAAAGCAAATTCTATCATTAATTGAGCAGGAAAGAATCACGAAATTCTTTGCTGCACCAACAATGTGGAATATGCTCCTACAGGAAGACTTGGAATCATATAATCTTGACAGCTTAGTACTTGGTCTGTATGGTGCGGCACCAATGGCTCCAGCCTTAGTCCGTGCTTGCCAGCAACAGTTAGGTATTGCTCTTGTTCAAGCATATGGGATGACAGAAATGGGTCCTGCTATATCCTTTCTTTTAGAAGATGACCAAATGATAAAAGCTGGATCTGCAGGTCAAGCCTGTTTAAATCATGAAATCCGGATTGCTAGGACACGCGAAGATGGTCCTTCAGACCCGGATGATCTCGTTCCGATTGGGGAAGAAGGAGAAATTATTGTCCAAGGTCCTTGTATGATGAGTGGCTATTTTGAAAACGAGGAAGCAACAGAGAGGGTGATGTATAAAGGCTGGTACCATTCAGGAGATATCGGTTATATCGATGAGGATGGTTATCTTTGGGTAAAGGACCGTGTGGATGACATGATTATTAGTGGAGGAGAGAACATTTTTCCAAGAGAAATTGAGGATGTTCTTTATGAACACAAAGGCGTGTTAGATATAGCAGTAATTGGCCAGCCAGATGAGCATTGGGGTGAAAGGGTTATCGCTTTCGTGGTAAAAAAGGATCCAGCAGTAACAGAAATGGAACTAGATGAATGGTGTAAGAACAGTGAGCATCTTGCCAATTATAAGCGCCCGAGGACATATATCTTCTGTGATATGTTACCTAGAAATGCAAGTGGTAAGATACAAAAGTTTCTATTGAGAGAAAGATTAAGAAATTTTGACACCCTAAGGAATGATACAGAGAATCAAATAGGTGATTTAAAAAATTTATCATAG
- a CDS encoding acyl-CoA dehydrogenase family protein, protein MQHPYIKEEHKIFRRTLQRFLAKECLPFYEKWEEDQMIPRSFWLKMGEQGYLCPDIDIAYGGSGVDWGFSVIINEELERVGSSLIGIGLHSDIVIPYISTYGTEEQKQRWLPLCAKGEMITAIAMTEPGAGSDLANIQTTARLEGDHYIVNGQKTFITNGIHADLVIVACKTNPQAVPKHKGISLLAIERGTSGFSRGRKLNKVGLHSQDTAELIFEECRVPKENLIGIEGEGFTYMMEKLQQERLIVAIAAQVSAERMLELTIDYVKSRKAFGKSIGQFQHNQFKLVEMATDIEMGRTFLDQLIAEHIEGVDVVTKVSMAKWKLTEMARNIATQCMQLHGGYGYMEEYEIARRYRDIPVASIYAGTNEIMKAIIAKKLGL, encoded by the coding sequence ATGCAACATCCTTATATTAAGGAGGAACATAAAATATTTCGTCGCACATTGCAAAGATTTCTTGCAAAAGAATGTCTTCCTTTTTATGAAAAGTGGGAGGAAGATCAAATGATTCCACGATCCTTCTGGTTGAAAATGGGGGAGCAAGGATATCTTTGTCCGGATATAGACATAGCCTATGGAGGAAGTGGGGTTGATTGGGGATTTTCAGTTATCATTAATGAGGAATTAGAAAGGGTAGGCTCCAGTCTTATTGGAATTGGATTACATAGTGACATTGTGATTCCGTACATTTCAACTTATGGAACAGAAGAACAAAAGCAACGATGGCTTCCTTTGTGTGCAAAAGGCGAAATGATTACAGCTATTGCAATGACAGAGCCAGGAGCAGGCTCAGATTTGGCTAATATCCAAACAACCGCAAGATTAGAAGGGGATCATTATATTGTAAATGGGCAAAAAACATTTATTACGAATGGAATTCATGCAGATCTTGTAATAGTGGCATGTAAAACGAATCCGCAGGCTGTTCCAAAACATAAAGGGATAAGCTTGCTTGCTATTGAACGTGGAACATCTGGTTTTTCGAGAGGAAGAAAGTTAAATAAAGTAGGGTTACATTCTCAAGATACGGCAGAGTTAATCTTTGAAGAGTGCCGAGTTCCTAAGGAGAATTTGATTGGAATTGAAGGAGAAGGATTTACGTATATGATGGAAAAGCTGCAGCAGGAACGACTAATAGTTGCAATTGCTGCACAGGTTTCGGCAGAGAGAATGCTGGAATTAACCATTGATTATGTAAAATCTCGTAAGGCATTTGGAAAGTCGATTGGCCAGTTCCAACATAACCAGTTTAAGCTTGTCGAAATGGCTACTGATATTGAAATGGGGAGAACCTTTTTAGATCAATTAATAGCTGAACATATTGAAGGTGTAGACGTCGTTACAAAAGTTTCAATGGCGAAATGGAAGTTGACGGAAATGGCTAGAAATATAGCTACCCAATGTATGCAATTACATGGAGGATATGGCTATATGGAAGAATATGAGATTGCAAGGAGATATCGTGATATTCCAGTTGCTAGTATTTATGCTGGAACAAATGAAATAATGAAAGCGATTATTGCTAAAAAACTAGGATTGTAG
- a CDS encoding DNA alkylation repair protein — translation MQKYMKNNFKFFGLRAPLVKEVFKNFISYYSIQQNELKDLITYLWVKEEREYQMIAILFLNHYKKWLREKVLTLIQYCITHKSWWDSVDSIATNVLGHYMKTYPHHIHPTTEKWLESNNIWLQRSILLFQLKYKTNTNLSILFNSILFLKDSKEFFIQKAIGWALREYSKVDSEKVIQFVESTDLAPLSKRESLKWIKSKNNLK, via the coding sequence ATGCAAAAATATATGAAAAATAATTTCAAGTTTTTCGGGTTACGCGCACCTCTTGTAAAAGAAGTTTTCAAAAACTTTATTTCATATTATTCAATTCAACAGAATGAATTAAAGGATTTAATTACTTATTTATGGGTAAAGGAAGAAAGAGAATATCAAATGATCGCCATATTGTTTTTAAATCACTATAAAAAATGGTTGAGAGAAAAGGTTTTAACTCTAATTCAATATTGTATTACCCATAAATCTTGGTGGGATTCTGTTGACTCAATTGCAACGAATGTTTTAGGACATTATATGAAAACATACCCACATCACATCCACCCAACAACAGAAAAGTGGTTGGAATCGAATAACATCTGGTTACAAAGAAGCATCTTACTATTTCAATTAAAATATAAAACTAACACTAATTTATCTATCCTTTTTAATAGCATTTTATTTTTAAAGGATTCTAAAGAATTCTTCATCCAAAAAGCGATTGGCTGGGCACTAAGGGAATATTCAAAAGTCGACTCTGAAAAGGTCATTCAGTTCGTTGAATCCACCGATCTTGCCCCTCTTAGTAAAAGAGAATCATTAAAATGGATTAAATCAAAAAATAATCTAAAGTAG